GTGATACTGTCGTTTTAGTTGTTGTTACCTCATTAAAATAGAACTATGCATCCATTCCAAGTGACATAGACCCCATTTTTAATCCTTGGTCTATGAAGAATTAAGATATTGAGTTAGATGATTTGTATGCAACTTTTTGTTAGGGAGGGAGAGAActcaaatcaaaagaaaaatccatAGATCAACAAATAAATAACATACCAAAAGTTGATGTAAGATTAACATGGTTTAGCACTTTTCGTCTTTTTTAAGGAGAAAATCAAATTCTTCATCATGTGAGATTAATTACAACACCATTGAGTTATCCTCACTTAGGCACGACTCTCCCTATGTATCCTCTGACATAAACCCCGAAGAATTTACACATTTCTCTCACTCTCTTCAGAAATCCTAGGGAGAAACTCAGGAGCAGGGgatatttatagaataatcaaATCCTAATTTTCAATGTTTTCTTCTTTCACGAGGGCTCCTCATTCTAGGATTCCTTGTCCTCCCAGGACATTGGCTCCAAGAATCTCAAATACTTGTCAATCCCAATAATTTTCAATATGTTAGTATAATGTTAATACAAAACATTTTTCTTAGTTACATTTTGATGTACAGAGCTTCAAGATGTTCATGCCTTACATTCCTTAAAAAGTCAGTGATAAATCTTTGCCTGTTACATTTTAAGCTTAATTAGTAACATGGCGGATGGCCAAGTACCCTTTGCCCACATTGTTTCCAATCTTGAGCATGTCCTTTTGTCTTCTAATGGTAACTGATATTAGAGAGAAATCTTTTAGGTATTTTATTATAATAGATTGGTATGGTCGGTTATACTAGGAAATATTTTTGATGTTATTGTTGTCTATCTGGCCAAATGTGACAGAATACATTACTATACTATGTTAGATATCTAAAATATGTTTGCAGTCATGTATTTGTGCTTGTATTTAGCACCATGTGCATATAAATATTGTATTGTTAAATTGATTTTTGCTCTTTGGAAGTGCTAAATAGAGCGGTAATTAAATTCTTTAGCTTCACTAAGTATATGCTTGATAAGTGTGGCTACAATGTTAAAAGATCATTTTGGAATAAACAGCAAAAAAGCAATGTAAATGTTTCCTAATGTATTAagctttatattgtctattgtttGGTAAATTAGCTTTGTTAGGTATTAGACTGCTTGTCGCTCTATTATGTTGCCCTCCATTATGACTTGGTTCATTTTGCATAAGAAGGCCTTCTTCTGTATTTCTTGCAGATAGTCAAGTTTCATACAAGAATCAACTTCAAATTTATctgcaaaagaaaaataaaggttTACCATCTTATTTCTCTGTTCATGATGGTTCTCCAATCCGTCATTTTAAGGCTATTGTTAAAATCGATGGACAAAGTTTCGAGAGTCAAGGGTATTTTCATACAATTAAGGAAGCCGAACAATCTGCTGCAATGGTCGCGTTGATGTCTTTGTTTCCGAAAGGAAATGAACAGGCAAGTAGTAGCCTTTTTCTAGTTCATCCTTCCATCTTAATCTGTGTCCTCAATTGTTTTGTTGTATTTTGTAGGATGATGCTGTTTACAAGAACCTTCTGCAAGAATTGACGCAGAAACATGGGTTTCCCTTGCCAAAATATACCACAACCAGCTATGGTGAAAGTCATATTCCTTCCTTTTCATCTACAGTGGAAATTAAAGGTGAATTTTTTAAAGGAGATGTTGCAAAAACCAAGAAACAGGCAGAGATGAATGCTGCAAAGGTCGCTTTGTCTCACCTTAAGGAAGGTAAGTCAGTGGGTATTTTACAACTGAGCTATTATTTTGTGATCTTTAGACAAAAAGCCTAAATATTTTCTCAAGGTGTGTTGGATGTAGTTGACAAGCAGAGTTCTTATTCCAACCATCAATGTGAAATTATTATATGtttattcttttttgttcttttttgtgaGGATGTGCTAAGGAGATCTCTAGATATAGTAATCAGAAGAGATGAAATAAATACTGTTAGTGGTACGAAGAGAGGCAAGGAAGATCataaaagattttgataaaaaaatataaataaatatttaagtattctgaacttgactaaacatatgactttttatagatCTTAATGGTGGCAAAAGATACATACAGTCGACCCCATATAGTTGAgacttatgactttgttgttgttgttgttgttatttttttttgtgGATGAGAACTCATGTACTAATTAAAACCAAAGCCATAACCAATGTGGAACAACCCAGGTCGTTGTATTACACAAAagttatacctttttttttttttaagaagttAGATAACTAGCATCTAGGCTCTTCTTGAAAACTAACCATGAGAAACATTGAGAGCAATTGGCATTACTTCCAAGGGATGAAGAGTAGGGTTCTTCATCCCACCATCAGTGATGAAGTTTTAATTAGAGTCTGCCAAGAACCAACTGTTCTATAACCTTGGAAAATTCCCACAATAAGGATTCTAGACATATACAGTTCACCGTATTAATGACATTTAATTGATGGTAGCTTTCATTTAAATTAatattggattttgcatcaactcccatgTTTTTTGCCCCTAATGTCTAGTTAATTCTATTGTGGTGCTTTAGATTGTCTCATGAAAATGTTGTTCTTTTAGCTTTTCGAAAATCAGATCATGCTCAAAGGTTATTTATCTTCTACAACTCTGATTATACTACTACATGCAggattttttttaactaattcagTGAGGTCTAAGAGTTATTATGGTAGTCTGTTAAAAACAGTTAAGGATTTTAGATGTTGGCTAGATATATTGTTACAGCAATATTTAGCTACTAACTTGGATTGAAGAAGTTTAATTGATTCACTGCCTGCAGAAATATCAAGCAGATTTCCATCTGATCTTTTGGCAAAATGGCAAGTGCTAGTTGCATCTGAACCTGTCATTTCAAGATCGGACACAATAACAAACTTGAAACATTTGAAGCCAAGTGTTGATGCCCATAAGATGGATGACATTATTTCAGGTGATATTCTGGTTATTGTTAGTCAGATGCATGAGAATATCTAAATTTGATACTTGTTACTTTGAATTCCTTCTTTGCATGTAAAACCACACTAGCATGTGTCTCTATTCAGAGTTTGTCCAGGAGGGAACATAATTTGTATTTCTCTTGTTCAAAATGGCAGAATGGTTTTTTGCATTCTACGGAGACATGCTTCATCCATATAGATTGACATATCAAACCCCCATATTTGGTGCACTAGATAGAAGTATTTAGGGCATCTTGATGAGACATTTCACTGGCATGTTTTGTGCACTTAATAGAAATTTCATCAACTCTGATTATGCTTAGTTTTAATTTGCAGATGGTCATGGAGAGGCTTCTGGGTTAACTGTATCTCCTCCTTGTGATCAGATAATTAATTCAGCCAAAGAAGTCATGAATACTGATGGTTCCTTCCGTCATTCAGCTTCCTATACAGATGAGCATAACCCTGAGATtaccatcaacaaaaaggatactGTCTCTCTGGTTCATAAACCAGAAGGTGTGGATGTTATGAAGAATGGGAAAACCCTGCAAGGTGCTATGTCTGATGATGGGAGCTCAGCTCTATCCTCAAATTCTAATGCCTCCAATATCCATGGCAAAACTGCTACTGAACCTCCTAAAGGCAGAAACACTGTATTGTTGTGTAATAGAGTGCGGATCTATCCAAACAAATCTGGTCTGGTTTTGCCTGAAGATGCAATTCCATTGCCTTGTAGTGACGATAGCTGGGTGGCTGTCAGCTTCGATTTATGAAGTCATGAAGGTAATTGCAACTTGCAAGGATCATCTCATGTCATGGTAATGTACTGTGTTTCAACAGAGTTTTTAACTGTGTTACTTATGGCAGGTGGGTTTTCAGCATGATGTGTTTTTGGAACATCTGCAAATTTTATTCATGGTGATCAGATTTCGGCGCAGGATTTATACAAATGTGTGTTTATCGTTTACATTTCACAGGCAGATTTGTCTGATGCTGTGATGTTAATGGGTTGTGAGTTGGTCATCAAACTTACAAGAGGCCTTTCCTTATATTAGATTTGAAAGTTCAACTAGAATGGGTATAGAAATCTGAATTTTCATGTTTGATCTTTAACATTTCATGGAAAAGTGGGAAAGATGAAGACATACTTATTACCCTCTACCTAATGTTCATCTTTGCAATGGAATGGAATTAAGTTCTTATGCCACAAGCATCCCCTGTTTGTTTTTTCTTATTAAAATGATTAATCTCTCTAAATGTTTGATGTTCCAAATATGATGCTGTGAGAAGATTATTGATCTTTAAAGTTAGACTATAAAAGGCTACCTTTACTATTAGTAGAAAATTATGAACACTTGACAATCATATTTTGTAatcaaaatcaaacaaaaaatattttgggTAACATCAAGAGATTTAGTAGTTTAGTCATAATTAGATAAAAACAGTTAAATGACATTTGTTTAATTTGGTACAAATCAATAAATAATTTAGGATGAGATATTTGGAATTTTCAGATGCAGGCAGCCAAAATGAATGTGTTCTCGCAAGTAAAATATCTATATTTAATCTATtcctttaaatttaattttagtgtgtgtgtgtgtatatatatatatatatatatatatatattgtcgccCTGTGCAAGGATATGTTTGTAAAAGCACAGTTCCCTATCACTCCTAATTATGACGA
Above is a genomic segment from Musa acuminata AAA Group cultivar baxijiao chromosome BXJ3-4, Cavendish_Baxijiao_AAA, whole genome shotgun sequence containing:
- the LOC135635742 gene encoding double-stranded RNA-binding protein 1-like, which produces MVGVVPSMYKSRLQELCQRRHWALPQYTASRDGPDHSPLFRATVTVNGADFHSPDDSCSSKQAQDRAAQVAFEQLSAEDPPTAPSWPLPVALDSQVSYKNQLQIYLQKKNKGLPSYFSVHDGSPIRHFKAIVKIDGQSFESQGYFHTIKEAEQSAAMVALMSLFPKGNEQDDAVYKNLLQELTQKHGFPLPKYTTTSYGESHIPSFSSTVEIKGEFFKGDVAKTKKQAEMNAAKVALSHLKEEISSRFPSDLLAKWQVLVASEPVISRSDTITNLKHLKPSVDAHKMDDIISDGHGEASGLTVSPPCDQIINSAKEVMNTDGSFRHSASYTDEHNPEITINKKDTVSLVHKPEGVDVMKNGKTLQGAMSDDGSSALSSNSNASNIHGKTATEPPKGRNTVLLCNRVRIYPNKSGLVLPEDAIPLPCSDDSWVAVSFDL